A single genomic interval of Litoreibacter ponti harbors:
- a CDS encoding fructose bisphosphate aldolase: MSNAKKLEQIRNGDGFIAALDQSGGSTPKALRLYGIGEDGYANDAEMFDLIHEMRTRIVKAPAFNGEKVIGAILFEMTMDREMGGMPSGKFIWEDSGVVPFLKIDKGLEDGANGVQLMKPIPGLDALLERGVAAGMFGTKERSVISAANETGINAIVAQQFDLGRQVLGHGLVPIIEPEVSISISDKAEAEDLLLAAILKQLDALNDGQDVMLKLTLPETANLYQPLVDHPRVMRVVALSGGYSREEANARLSQNSGVIASFSRALTEGLSVDQSDAEFNDRLAATIDSIYKASVAG, from the coding sequence ATGTCGAACGCGAAGAAACTCGAGCAAATCCGCAACGGCGACGGCTTTATCGCGGCGCTCGATCAAAGCGGCGGCTCGACGCCGAAGGCGCTGCGGCTCTACGGGATTGGCGAGGATGGCTATGCCAACGACGCCGAGATGTTCGACCTGATCCACGAGATGCGCACCCGCATCGTGAAGGCCCCGGCGTTCAACGGCGAGAAGGTGATCGGTGCGATCCTGTTCGAGATGACCATGGACCGCGAAATGGGCGGGATGCCGTCGGGCAAGTTTATCTGGGAAGACAGCGGCGTGGTGCCGTTCCTGAAGATCGACAAGGGGCTCGAAGATGGGGCCAATGGAGTGCAGCTGATGAAGCCGATCCCCGGCCTTGATGCGCTGCTGGAACGCGGCGTGGCCGCGGGCATGTTCGGGACCAAGGAGCGCTCTGTCATTTCGGCGGCCAACGAGACCGGCATCAACGCCATCGTCGCGCAGCAGTTCGATCTGGGCCGCCAAGTTCTGGGTCATGGGCTGGTGCCGATCATCGAGCCGGAAGTATCGATCTCGATCTCGGACAAGGCGGAGGCCGAAGACCTGCTGCTGGCCGCGATCCTGAAGCAGCTCGATGCGCTCAATGATGGCCAGGACGTCATGCTGAAACTGACCCTGCCCGAGACAGCGAACCTCTATCAGCCGCTTGTGGACCACCCGCGCGTGATGCGCGTCGTCGCACTGTCGGGCGGCTATTCCCGCGAGGAAGCCAATGCGCGTCTGTCCCAGAACTCAGGCGTGATCGCAAGCTTCAGCCGCGCCCTGACCGAGGGCCTTTCCGTGGACCAATCGGACGCGGAATTCAACGACCGGCTCGCCGCAACGATCGACAGCATCTACAAAGCCTCCGTCGCGGGCTAA
- a CDS encoding FtsB family cell division protein, producing MTHTRSTPGLTPLLICTVLFSMGAYFTFAAVQGDYGIFRRVQVEAEVETLRAELDALEAEVAEMRNKTRRLSDTYLDLDLLDMQARAVLGLMRSDEIILR from the coding sequence ATGACCCACACCCGCTCGACGCCAGGATTGACGCCGCTGCTGATCTGCACGGTCCTGTTTTCCATGGGCGCCTATTTCACCTTCGCCGCCGTGCAAGGCGATTACGGCATTTTCCGCCGCGTGCAGGTGGAAGCCGAGGTGGAAACCCTGCGGGCCGAGCTGGACGCGCTGGAGGCTGAAGTGGCCGAGATGCGCAACAAAACGCGCCGCCTCTCTGACACGTATCTTGATCTTGACCTGCTCGACATGCAGGCCCGCGCGGTGCTGGGCCTGATGCGCAGCGACGAGATTATTCTGCGCTAA
- the pdhA gene encoding pyruvate dehydrogenase (acetyl-transferring) E1 component subunit alpha, translating to MVAKKAAKKANVSKDELLAYYRDMLLIRRFEEKAGQLYGMGLIGGFCHLYIGQEAVVVGLEAAAKEGDKRITSYRDHGHMLACGMDPKGVMAELTGREGGYSKGKGGSMHMFSKEKHFYGGHGIVAAQVPLGAGLAFSDKYKGNDNVTFTYFGDGAANQGQVYETYNMAELWDLPVVFVVENNQYAMGTSTQRSTKSPSYFARGAAYGIEGEEVDGMDVLAVKEAGEKAVAHCRAGKGPYILEIKTYRYRGHSMSDPAKYRTREEVQKMRDERDCIEQVRDLLLTGKHATDDDLKAIDKEIKGIVNEAAEFSKESPEPALEELWTDIYATEVPQEA from the coding sequence ATGGTTGCAAAAAAGGCCGCCAAGAAAGCGAACGTCTCGAAGGACGAGCTTCTTGCCTACTACCGCGACATGCTTCTTATCCGCCGCTTTGAAGAAAAGGCGGGCCAGCTTTACGGCATGGGCCTGATCGGGGGCTTTTGTCACCTCTATATCGGGCAGGAAGCCGTTGTGGTGGGTCTGGAAGCCGCAGCCAAGGAAGGCGACAAGCGCATCACATCCTACCGCGACCACGGCCATATGCTGGCCTGTGGCATGGACCCCAAAGGCGTGATGGCCGAGCTGACCGGTCGCGAGGGTGGCTATTCCAAGGGCAAAGGCGGCTCGATGCACATGTTCTCGAAAGAGAAGCATTTCTACGGCGGCCACGGGATCGTCGCGGCGCAGGTGCCGCTGGGCGCCGGGCTGGCTTTCTCGGACAAGTATAAAGGCAATGACAACGTCACCTTCACCTATTTCGGCGATGGCGCGGCGAACCAGGGCCAGGTCTACGAGACCTACAACATGGCCGAGCTGTGGGACCTGCCAGTCGTTTTCGTGGTCGAGAACAACCAATACGCCATGGGCACCTCGACCCAGCGATCGACCAAATCCCCGTCCTACTTCGCGCGCGGTGCCGCCTACGGCATCGAAGGCGAAGAAGTCGACGGCATGGACGTGCTGGCGGTCAAGGAAGCCGGCGAGAAGGCGGTCGCTCACTGCCGCGCGGGCAAAGGCCCCTACATTCTGGAAATCAAAACCTACCGTTACCGCGGCCACTCCATGTCTGACCCGGCCAAGTACCGCACCCGCGAAGAGGTCCAGAAGATGCGCGACGAGCGCGACTGCATCGAGCAGGTCCGCGACCTGCTGCTAACCGGCAAGCACGCCACCGATGATGACCTGAAGGCCATCGACAAAGAGATCAAAGGCATCGTCAACGAGGCCGCCGAGTTCTCCAAGGAAAGCCCCGAGCCCGCGCTTGAAGAGCTCTGGACAGATATCTACGCAACCGAAGTTCCGCAGGAGGCTTGA
- a CDS encoding pyruvate dehydrogenase complex E1 component subunit beta has translation MATEILMPALSPTMEEGTLAKWLVKEGDTVSSGDIMAEIETDKATMEFEAVDEGIVGKILVEEGTEGVKVNTPIAVLIEEGESADDVQAPAPVEAATAAAPVDAQVDRAPGEPVAIVVPKETDIPEGTEMKSTTVRVALRDAMAEEMRRAEEVFLMGEEVAEYQGAYKISEGLLDEFGSKRIIDTPITEHGFAGIGVGAAFGGLKPIVEFMTFNFAMQAIDQIINSAAKTLYMSGGQMGCPIVFRGPNGAAARVGAQHSQDYAAWYSQIPGLKVVMPYSAADAKGLLKTAIRDPNPVIFLENEILYGQSFDVPDMDDYTVPFGKARIWREGTDVTIVSFGIGMKYALEAADKLAEDGISAEVIDLRTLRPMDMPAVIESVKKTNRCVTVEEGFPVCSIGSYISSRIMTEAFDYLDAPVINCTGKDVPMPYAANLEKLALTTTAEVIEAVKTVTYR, from the coding sequence ATGGCTACTGAGATCCTAATGCCCGCCCTGTCCCCCACCATGGAAGAAGGCACGCTGGCCAAATGGCTTGTGAAAGAAGGCGACACCGTCTCGTCCGGCGACATCATGGCCGAGATCGAGACCGATAAAGCCACGATGGAGTTTGAAGCCGTCGATGAAGGCATCGTTGGCAAAATCCTCGTTGAAGAAGGCACCGAGGGCGTGAAAGTGAACACCCCCATCGCTGTACTGATTGAAGAAGGCGAAAGCGCCGACGACGTGCAGGCCCCTGCCCCCGTCGAGGCCGCCACCGCAGCCGCGCCCGTTGATGCGCAAGTGGACCGCGCCCCGGGCGAGCCTGTCGCCATCGTCGTGCCGAAAGAGACCGACATCCCCGAAGGCACCGAGATGAAGTCCACCACCGTGCGTGTCGCCCTGCGCGACGCGATGGCCGAAGAGATGCGCCGCGCGGAAGAGGTTTTCCTGATGGGCGAGGAAGTCGCCGAATACCAGGGCGCCTACAAGATCTCCGAAGGCCTGCTGGACGAGTTCGGCTCCAAGCGGATCATCGACACGCCCATCACCGAGCACGGCTTTGCCGGGATTGGCGTTGGCGCGGCCTTCGGTGGGCTGAAGCCCATCGTCGAGTTCATGACCTTCAACTTCGCCATGCAGGCGATCGACCAGATCATCAACTCCGCCGCGAAGACGCTCTATATGTCGGGCGGCCAGATGGGCTGTCCGATTGTCTTCCGTGGACCCAACGGCGCCGCCGCCCGCGTGGGCGCGCAGCACTCCCAGGACTACGCCGCCTGGTACTCGCAAATCCCCGGCCTGAAGGTTGTGATGCCCTACTCGGCAGCCGATGCGAAGGGTTTGCTGAAGACCGCCATTCGGGACCCGAACCCGGTGATCTTCCTTGAGAATGAAATCCTCTACGGCCAGTCCTTCGACGTGCCTGACATGGATGACTACACCGTGCCCTTCGGCAAGGCCCGTATCTGGCGTGAAGGCACGGACGTGACCATCGTCAGCTTTGGAATCGGGATGAAGTACGCACTGGAAGCCGCTGATAAATTGGCAGAAGACGGGATCAGCGCCGAGGTCATCGACCTGCGCACCCTGCGCCCGATGGACATGCCCGCGGTGATCGAGAGCGTCAAGAAGACCAACCGCTGCGTGACCGTGGAGGAAGGCTTCCCGGTCTGCTCCATCGGATCCTACATCAGCTCGCGGATCATGACCGAGGCGTTCGACTACCTCGACGCGCCGGTGATCAACTGCACCGGCAAGGACGTGCCCATGCCCTATGCCGCGAACCTCGAGAAGCTGGCGCTGACGACCACCGCCGAGGTGATCGAGGCCGTCAAAACAGTGACCTACCGCTAA
- a CDS encoding pyruvate dehydrogenase complex dihydrolipoamide acetyltransferase, whose protein sequence is MPIEILMPALSPTMEEGTLAKWLVKEGDTVNSGDIMAEIETDKATMEFEAVDEGVVGKIIVAEGTDGVKVNTPIAVLLEDGESADDIGDVSAPKEEASSHAAPAEASEDTAPAKGYGRGETEAPTARSTEGGDRIFASPLARRIAKDKGLDLSQIKGSGPKGRIVKADVMDAKPQAASSALKADAPAASAPAAAAMASGPTTDQVRKMYEGREFEEQPLDGMRKTIAARLTEAKQSVPHFYLRRDIELDALLSFRSKLNKTLEPRGVKLSVNDFIIKACALALQQVPEANAVWAGDRTLSLKPSDVAVAVAIEGGLFTPVLKDADMKSLSALSTEMKDLAARARDRKLAPHEYQGGSFAISNLGMFGIDNFDAIINPPHAAILAVGAGAKKPVVGEDGELKVATVMSTTLSVDHRVIDGALGANLLNAIKDNLENPMGMLA, encoded by the coding sequence ATGCCTATCGAAATTCTGATGCCCGCCCTGTCTCCGACAATGGAGGAAGGCACACTCGCAAAATGGCTCGTCAAGGAAGGCGACACCGTCAACTCCGGCGACATCATGGCCGAGATCGAGACCGACAAAGCGACGATGGAGTTCGAAGCCGTCGATGAAGGCGTCGTCGGCAAGATCATCGTCGCCGAGGGCACGGATGGGGTGAAAGTGAACACCCCTATCGCGGTGCTTCTGGAAGATGGCGAAAGCGCGGACGACATTGGTGACGTCAGTGCGCCGAAAGAAGAGGCGTCCAGCCACGCGGCCCCAGCAGAGGCGTCGGAGGATACCGCCCCCGCCAAAGGCTATGGACGCGGTGAAACCGAGGCGCCCACGGCACGCTCGACCGAAGGCGGTGATCGCATCTTCGCCTCCCCGCTTGCGCGCCGGATCGCTAAGGACAAGGGCCTGGACCTGAGCCAGATCAAGGGCTCCGGCCCGAAAGGTCGGATCGTCAAGGCGGACGTCATGGACGCCAAGCCGCAAGCCGCAAGCAGCGCGCTCAAGGCCGATGCGCCCGCCGCAAGCGCCCCGGCGGCGGCTGCGATGGCGTCCGGCCCGACCACCGATCAGGTCCGCAAGATGTACGAGGGTCGCGAGTTCGAGGAACAGCCGCTCGACGGCATGCGCAAGACCATCGCCGCGCGCCTGACCGAGGCCAAGCAGTCGGTGCCACATTTCTACCTGCGCCGCGACATCGAGCTGGACGCGCTGCTGTCCTTCCGCTCGAAGCTCAACAAGACGCTTGAGCCGCGTGGCGTGAAACTGTCGGTCAATGATTTCATCATCAAAGCCTGCGCACTTGCCCTGCAACAGGTGCCAGAGGCCAACGCCGTCTGGGCGGGTGACCGCACCTTGTCGCTGAAGCCTTCCGACGTTGCGGTGGCCGTGGCGATCGAAGGCGGGCTGTTCACGCCGGTTCTAAAAGACGCGGACATGAAGTCGCTCTCGGCGCTCTCGACCGAGATGAAAGACCTCGCCGCCCGCGCCCGCGACCGCAAGCTCGCGCCGCACGAGTATCAGGGCGGCAGTTTCGCGATCTCCAACCTGGGCATGTTCGGCATCGACAATTTCGACGCCATTATCAACCCGCCCCATGCCGCCATTCTCGCGGTGGGTGCCGGAGCCAAAAAGCCTGTGGTCGGTGAGGATGGCGAGCTGAAGGTTGCGACCGTAATGTCGACGACGCTGAGCGTGGATCACCGCGTGATCGACGGCGCGCTAGGGGCAAACCTGCTCAACGCGATCAAGGACAACCTTGAGAACCCAATGGGCATGCTGGCCTAA
- the cysE gene encoding serine O-acetyltransferase: MAHSNPKLSEIDPVWARITDEARDAIVAEPLLGGLIHGCVLHHEKLEAALAYRFSQKLASAEMSEQILREIADEAYASDPDLGAAARADIVAVYERDPACLRFIQPVLFFKGFQAVQAYRIGHWLWRQGRKDLSYFVQMRVSECFGVDIHPAARVGRGIMIDHAHSIVIGETAVVGDNVSMLHSVTLGGTGKEDDDRHPKIENGVLIGAGAKVLGNITVGHCSRVAAGSVVLEAVPPMKTVAGVPAKIVGEAGCSQPSITMDQLLRGEI, translated from the coding sequence ATGGCACATTCCAATCCCAAGCTCTCCGAGATCGACCCCGTTTGGGCCCGGATCACCGATGAAGCGCGCGATGCAATCGTGGCCGAGCCGCTCTTGGGCGGTCTGATCCACGGCTGCGTGCTGCACCACGAGAAGCTCGAGGCGGCGCTGGCGTATCGCTTCTCACAAAAGCTCGCCTCGGCGGAGATGTCAGAGCAGATTCTGCGCGAGATCGCGGATGAGGCCTACGCCTCCGATCCGGACTTGGGTGCTGCGGCCCGGGCTGACATTGTGGCGGTCTACGAGCGTGATCCGGCCTGCCTGCGGTTCATCCAGCCTGTGCTGTTCTTCAAGGGCTTTCAGGCCGTGCAGGCCTACCGCATTGGCCATTGGTTGTGGCGGCAAGGGCGCAAGGACCTGTCCTATTTCGTGCAAATGCGTGTGTCCGAGTGCTTTGGCGTGGATATCCACCCGGCGGCCCGCGTTGGCCGTGGCATCATGATCGACCACGCTCACTCCATCGTCATCGGTGAAACCGCGGTTGTGGGCGACAACGTCTCCATGCTGCATTCGGTGACGCTGGGCGGCACGGGCAAGGAAGACGACGACCGTCACCCGAAGATCGAGAATGGCGTGCTGATCGGGGCGGGCGCGAAGGTGCTGGGCAACATCACCGTGGGTCATTGCTCGCGCGTGGCGGCGGGATCGGTTGTCCTGGAGGCCGTTCCGCCGATGAAGACCGTGGCGGGCGTTCCTGCGAAAATCGTGGGCGAAGCCGGTTGTTCCCAGCCGTCCATCACGATGGACCAGCTGCTGCGCGGCGAAATTTAA
- a CDS encoding DUF2793 domain-containing protein, whose amino-acid sequence MADTPSLKLPLVAPSQAQKHVTVNEALARIDAALQLSVVSRVENSPPTLTEEGAVYLVPPGGGTNAWDGHGGELAFFVNGGWAFLEPLAGWRLYVADEAAYLSFDGVVWQENILSMGPSGAGMRAETVETDVVLDAGADQLTGFVIPSGAVVYGVTGRVTDAITGTLTEWSLGVDGFEDRYGSGLGLGAGSWLRGLTGQPVTYYSATQLKLSATGGDFASGTIKLAVHLMRFELPRA is encoded by the coding sequence ATGGCTGATACCCCAAGTTTGAAATTGCCGCTGGTGGCACCGTCGCAGGCCCAGAAGCACGTCACAGTGAACGAAGCCTTGGCCCGCATAGACGCGGCGCTGCAGCTGAGCGTGGTGAGCCGTGTCGAGAATAGTCCGCCGACCCTGACCGAAGAAGGGGCGGTGTATCTGGTGCCCCCGGGCGGCGGCACGAACGCCTGGGACGGGCATGGGGGCGAGCTTGCTTTCTTTGTGAACGGCGGCTGGGCATTCCTTGAGCCGCTCGCGGGCTGGCGTTTGTACGTGGCTGACGAGGCCGCTTACCTGAGCTTCGATGGGGTCGTCTGGCAGGAAAACATCCTGTCCATGGGGCCGTCCGGCGCTGGGATGCGGGCCGAGACGGTGGAGACGGATGTGGTGTTGGATGCAGGTGCGGATCAGCTGACTGGGTTTGTCATTCCGTCGGGCGCCGTCGTCTACGGTGTGACCGGGCGGGTTACTGACGCGATCACCGGAACGCTGACGGAATGGAGCCTTGGTGTTGACGGGTTCGAAGACCGCTATGGCAGCGGATTGGGACTTGGCGCCGGGTCCTGGCTGCGTGGGCTGACCGGGCAGCCGGTGACCTACTACTCCGCGACGCAGTTGAAACTGAGCGCCACGGGCGGTGATTTCGCGTCCGGGACGATCAAATTGGCTGTGCATTTGATGCGGTTCGAGTTGCCGCGAGCCTAG
- a CDS encoding baseplate megatron protein TIM-barrel domain-containing protein, which translates to MFDFWALPHQLPPKGNWRSWVVMGGRGAGKTRAGSEWVRSIVEGDMPLDEGRARRVALVGETFDQVRDVMVFGDSGILACSPPDRKPEWQSTRRRLVWPNGAIAEAHSASSPEHMRGPQFDAAWVDELGCAAIDKGTNQPNKFLDPKSSESALPHYSNGQRDDYLQMQYLRAYYGFFADEENNPVSPVYGGPMVDMSRAYIWAWDARPWPDFPSNLGVWSDGGNHVTGHWLTGRTSVIPLDHVVGEICERVGLMEYDVSALHGVVRGYNLDSFDTPRAALQPLMIALGFDAIERSGVLVFRNRGDAEEIGVAAEEYVLPEGEGAVIEQIRAPEPEVVGEVRLGYVEAEGEFVARVADARFPHDGSADVTQNDLPLALTEAEAKAIAERWLAEARVARDSVSVTVPPSRPDVQAGDLARLTDAQGVETLYRVDRIEDRGARQLEAVRVERQVYTPSAAVHSVGEIRPFAVPVPVTAQFMDLPLLTGDEVPHAPHIAVTASPWPGGAAVYSSSEDSGYTLNTVVENPSRLGVLTSPLRSGQAGLWQRDVTVRVELPGAPLSSVAMLDVLNGANVAAIGDGSSDNWEIIQFANAQLVGPNTYELSELLRGQAGSDGLIPDIWPAGARFVMIDGTPQQIDLAQSARDLARHYRVGPSLRPYDDPSFRHYVEAFQGVGLRPYAPAHLRAVAEGTDLHVSWIRRTRLDGDSWASVEVPLGEDTELYEIRVIRDGALLRDLQTSSPGWTYSGAQQNSDGASGAFEIHVAQISLRFGPGLFARIEING; encoded by the coding sequence ATGTTCGACTTCTGGGCACTGCCGCATCAATTGCCACCGAAGGGCAACTGGCGGTCCTGGGTCGTGATGGGAGGGCGCGGCGCGGGCAAAACGCGCGCGGGGTCCGAATGGGTACGCTCCATCGTCGAGGGCGACATGCCGCTCGACGAAGGGCGCGCGCGGCGTGTGGCACTTGTGGGCGAGACCTTTGATCAGGTGCGCGACGTGATGGTCTTTGGCGACAGCGGCATCCTTGCCTGCTCGCCGCCGGACCGAAAGCCGGAATGGCAGTCCACCCGGCGGCGGCTGGTCTGGCCCAATGGCGCGATTGCCGAGGCACATTCGGCATCCTCGCCCGAGCACATGCGCGGCCCGCAATTCGACGCGGCCTGGGTCGACGAGCTTGGCTGCGCGGCCATCGACAAGGGGACGAACCAACCCAACAAGTTCCTTGATCCGAAATCGAGCGAGAGCGCGCTGCCGCATTACTCGAATGGGCAACGCGATGACTATCTGCAGATGCAGTATTTGCGGGCCTATTACGGCTTCTTCGCCGATGAGGAGAACAACCCGGTCAGCCCTGTCTATGGCGGTCCAATGGTGGATATGTCGCGGGCGTATATCTGGGCGTGGGATGCGCGGCCCTGGCCGGACTTTCCCAGCAACTTGGGCGTGTGGAGCGATGGCGGCAATCACGTCACTGGGCACTGGCTGACGGGGCGCACCTCGGTCATACCGCTGGATCATGTGGTCGGCGAGATTTGCGAGCGTGTGGGGCTGATGGAGTATGACGTCTCCGCGCTGCACGGTGTCGTGCGGGGCTACAACCTCGACAGCTTCGACACGCCGCGAGCGGCTTTGCAGCCCCTGATGATCGCGCTGGGCTTCGATGCAATTGAGCGCAGCGGCGTGTTGGTGTTCCGTAACCGAGGCGATGCCGAAGAAATCGGGGTCGCGGCGGAGGAATACGTGCTTCCCGAGGGCGAAGGTGCCGTGATCGAGCAGATCCGCGCGCCGGAACCGGAGGTCGTGGGCGAGGTTCGGCTTGGCTATGTCGAAGCGGAAGGCGAGTTCGTCGCCCGTGTGGCCGATGCGCGCTTCCCCCACGATGGCAGCGCGGATGTCACCCAGAACGATCTGCCGCTGGCTCTCACCGAGGCGGAGGCGAAGGCCATCGCGGAGCGGTGGCTGGCGGAGGCGCGCGTGGCGCGCGACAGCGTCAGTGTCACCGTGCCCCCCTCGCGCCCGGACGTGCAGGCAGGTGATCTGGCGCGACTGACCGACGCGCAAGGGGTCGAGACGCTCTACCGGGTGGACAGGATCGAGGACCGTGGCGCGCGACAACTGGAGGCGGTGCGCGTCGAGCGCCAAGTCTACACGCCGAGCGCGGCTGTCCATAGCGTGGGCGAAATCAGACCTTTCGCGGTGCCGGTGCCGGTCACCGCTCAATTCATGGACCTGCCGCTTCTGACGGGTGATGAGGTTCCACACGCGCCCCATATTGCGGTCACGGCGAGCCCGTGGCCCGGCGGCGCGGCCGTCTATAGCTCGAGCGAGGACAGCGGATACACTCTCAATACGGTGGTCGAGAACCCATCGCGATTGGGCGTGCTGACATCGCCACTGCGGTCGGGACAGGCCGGGCTGTGGCAACGCGATGTCACCGTCCGGGTCGAGCTGCCGGGCGCGCCGCTTAGCTCTGTCGCCATGCTGGACGTTCTGAACGGCGCAAATGTTGCCGCCATCGGGGATGGTTCATCAGATAACTGGGAGATCATTCAATTTGCCAACGCGCAGCTTGTGGGACCGAACACTTATGAGCTGAGCGAGCTATTGCGCGGCCAAGCGGGCAGCGACGGGTTGATCCCGGATATCTGGCCCGCAGGTGCGCGCTTCGTGATGATCGACGGGACACCGCAGCAGATCGACCTGGCGCAATCCGCGCGTGACCTTGCGCGCCACTACCGCGTCGGACCCTCGCTGCGACCCTATGATGATCCCTCGTTCCGCCACTACGTCGAAGCGTTTCAGGGGGTCGGTCTGCGTCCCTACGCGCCCGCACATCTGAGGGCCGTCGCGGAGGGCACCGATTTGCATGTCAGCTGGATCAGACGCACGCGTCTCGATGGTGACAGCTGGGCATCGGTCGAGGTGCCACTGGGGGAAGACACCGAGCTTTACGAGATCAGGGTCATCAGGGACGGCGCGCTGCTGCGCGACTTGCAGACCTCGTCGCCCGGCTGGACCTATAGCGGCGCACAGCAAAACAGTGACGGCGCGTCGGGCGCCTTTGAAATTCACGTAGCGCAGATTTCCCTGCGCTTCGGGCCAGGACTTTTTGCAAGGATCGAGATCAATGGCTGA
- the mltG gene encoding endolytic transglycosylase MltG: protein MWKSIASNFLTLFIVILVGLGGLVGWGQAQFTSEGPLEEAICLRVPLGGSMALVSRDLEAKGAVSNARIFRMGADYTDKSQDLKAGSFLVPAGSSMEEIIDVVTRGGQNTCGTEVVYRVGVTSKRAVVRELDPATNAYVETANFVPGEDAVPAEYAEAREDRDVRYRVTVAEGATSWQVVESLKAIDVLEGEVTELPAEGSLAPDSYEIAPGQERAALLSRMQAAQEAILAEAWENRDPSVPLETPEEALVLASIIEKETGVAEERRQVASVFTNRLRQGMKLQTDPTVIYGVTNGEGVLGRGLRQSELRRETPYNTYVIPGLPPGPIANPGRASIEAALNPDETPFIFFVADGTGGHAFAVTIQEHNANVAEWRKIEAERNANN, encoded by the coding sequence ATGTGGAAATCTATCGCCTCTAACTTCCTGACGCTGTTCATCGTCATCCTCGTGGGCCTTGGCGGACTTGTGGGCTGGGGGCAGGCGCAGTTTACCTCTGAAGGACCGCTGGAGGAAGCGATTTGCCTGCGCGTGCCTTTGGGTGGCTCTATGGCCTTGGTGTCGCGCGATCTGGAAGCGAAAGGCGCCGTATCGAACGCGCGCATCTTCCGCATGGGTGCGGATTACACCGACAAGTCGCAAGACCTGAAGGCGGGCAGCTTTCTTGTACCTGCCGGGTCGTCGATGGAAGAGATCATCGACGTGGTCACGCGGGGCGGGCAAAACACCTGCGGCACGGAAGTGGTGTACCGCGTGGGCGTGACGTCGAAGCGCGCTGTGGTGCGCGAGCTGGACCCTGCGACCAACGCCTATGTCGAGACTGCCAACTTCGTGCCGGGCGAAGACGCCGTGCCTGCGGAATATGCTGAAGCGCGTGAAGACCGCGATGTGCGCTACCGCGTGACGGTGGCCGAAGGCGCGACGAGCTGGCAAGTTGTCGAGAGCCTGAAGGCGATCGACGTGCTTGAAGGCGAAGTGACTGAGCTGCCGGCCGAGGGCAGCCTTGCGCCCGACAGCTACGAAATCGCGCCGGGACAAGAGCGCGCGGCGTTGCTGAGCCGGATGCAGGCGGCCCAAGAGGCCATTTTGGCGGAGGCGTGGGAGAACCGCGACCCGAGCGTGCCGCTTGAGACGCCGGAAGAGGCGCTGGTTTTGGCCTCGATCATCGAGAAGGAAACCGGGGTGGCCGAAGAGCGAAGGCAAGTGGCTAGTGTGTTCACCAACCGGCTGCGCCAGGGCATGAAGCTGCAGACGGACCCGACGGTAATCTACGGGGTGACCAATGGCGAAGGCGTGCTGGGCCGCGGGCTGCGGCAGTCGGAGCTGCGCCGGGAAACGCCCTACAACACCTACGTGATCCCGGGCCTGCCGCCGGGGCCGATCGCGAACCCGGGCCGCGCCTCAATCGAGGCGGCGCTGAACCCCGATGAGACACCGTTCATCTTCTTTGTGGCCGATGGCACGGGGGGGCATGCTTTTGCGGTGACCATTCAGGAGCACAACGCCAACGTGGCCGAGTGGCGCAAGATCGAAGCCGAGCGCAACGCCAACAATTGA